One segment of Drosophila ananassae strain 14024-0371.13 chromosome 3R, ASM1763931v2, whole genome shotgun sequence DNA contains the following:
- the LOC6498032 gene encoding protein hook produces the protein MSSPKNEMYYSLLEWFKTLNLNAPHSDAESLADGVALAQALNQFAPESFTDGWLSKIKPGAVGSNWRLRMSNLKKVAQSVYDYYSEVLNYSLGDFAKPDVQRIAEKCDLGELERLLQLVLGCAVNCTNKQSYITEIMSLEEELQANIMRALQELESTRNASSSPEAGGVVSSLSRSSLSGILDGKALQEERDAMAQKCFETEKKMLLLIDEKTNLQQELQKLQQEVSRMEHSSTAIGDDGVSLGPVQTGSVRYNDLRRQLDLLKEELLQSEGAREDLKLKAHQQETDLLHMQIRIDELMKSSAEVTTLKDEVDVLRESNDKLKICEAQLDTYKKKLEDYNDLKKQVRILEERSADYVQQNAQFEEDAKRYANTKGQVELFKKEIQDLHAKLDNESSKNVKLEFDNKNLESKNLALQRAKDSLLKERDNLREVVDELKCGQLSSSSALAGNTVSTELQPLATVDKLQRLEAENKALREGQGGQTALAQLLDEANKRNEHLREQLKTANERILSLSHATQSDDPIFKENEFGKQIKQLMELNEQKTLQLEEAVTQSSTMQCKVTQLETNLAAREQEILAYDAKYRKCVEKAKEVIKSIDPRIASALDASVLEKNAEVVEEEPKPKMTVMEEQLMTSAFYRLGVNAQRDAIDSKLAILMGSGQTFLARQRQSAPRKSLSAMKSK, from the exons ATGTCCTCGCCCAAGAACGAGATGTACTACAGTCTGCTGGAGTGGTTCAAGACCCTCAATTTGAATGCGCCGCACTCGGATGCCGAATCCCTGGCTGATGGCGTAGCACTGGCCCAAGCGCTGAATCAGTTTGCCCCGGAATCCTTTACCGATGGCTGGCTGTCCAAGATTAAGCCTGGCGCCGTCGGAAGCAACTGGCGGCTCCGGATGAGCAATTTGAAGAAGGTCGCCCAGTCGGTATACGACTATTACAGCGAGGTGCTTAACTACTCCCTAGGAGACTTTGCCAAACCGGATGTGCAGCGCATCGCGGAAAAATGTGATCTGGGGGAGCTGGAGCGTCTGCTGCAGTTGGTTCTGGGATGCGCCGTCAACTGCACAAACAAACAGTCGTACATCACCGAGATAATGAGcctggaggaggagctgcaGGCCAACATCATGCGCGCTTTGCAAGAGTTGGAGTCCACGCGCAACGCCTCCTCTTCTCCAGAGGCAGGAGGAGTAGTAAGCTCCCTATCGCGCAGCTCACTCAGTGGAATACTGGATGGCAAAGCACTGCAAGAGGAGCGCGACGCCATGGCCCAGAAATGTTTTGAAACTGAGAAGAAGATGCTCTTGCTGATCGATGAAAAGACTAATCTCCAGCAGGAGCTGCAGAAGTTGCAGCAGGAGGTGTCTCGCATGGAGCACAGCTCCACAGCTATAGGCGACGACGGCGTGTCCCTGGGTCCAGTTCAAACTGGATCTGTGCGCTACAACGATTTGCGCCGTCAACTGGATCTGCTCAAAGAGGAGCTTTTGCAGTCCGAGGGTGCTCGGGAGGATCTCAAGCTAAAAGCCCATCAGCAGGAAACAGATCTGCTTCACATGCAGATACGCATCGATGAACTAATG AAAAGCTCTGCTGAGGTGACCACTCTTAAGGATGAAGTCGATGTGCTCCGGGAGTCTAATGACAAACTAAAGATATGCGAAGCCCAGCTGGACACGTATAAGAAGAAGCTGGAGGACTACAATGACCTGAAGAAGCAGGTTAGGATCTTGGAGGAGCGCAGTGCTGACTATGTGCAGCAAAACGCTCAGTTCGAGGAGGACGCCAAGCGATATGCCAACACCAAAGGACAGGTCGAGCTGTTCAAGAAGGAGATCCAGGACCTGCACGCTAAGCTGGACAATGAAAGCAGCAAAAACGTAAAGCTGGAGTTTGACAACAAAAACTTGGAGAGCAAGAACCTGGCACTGCAACGAGCTAAGGACAGTTTGCTGAAGGAACGGGACAATCTTCGGGAGGTGGTCGATGAGCTCAAGTGCGGACAGCTGTCCTCCAGCTCGGCTTTGGCCGGCAACACAGTTTCAACAGAGCTGCAGCCGTTAGCCACGGTGGATAAACTTCAGCGATTGGAGGCGGAAAACAAAGCTCTGCGTGAGGGGCAGGGCGGACAGACTGCACTGGCG CAACTTCTGGACGAGGCCAATAAACGGAACGAGCATTTACGAGAACAGCTAAAGACGGCCAACGAACGAATTCTCTCCCTGTCGCATGCCACCCAAAGTGATGATCCTATTTTTAAAGA GAACGAGTTTGGAAAACAAATTAAGCAGCTCATGGAACTCAATGAACAAAAAA CCCTACAACTGGAAGAGGCGGTGACCCAAAGTTCCACTATGCAGTGTAAGGTGACGCAGCTTGAAACTAATTTGGCAGCACGGGAACAGGAGATCCTAGCCTACGATGCCAAATACCGAAAATGTGTTGAGAAGGCCAAGGAGGTGATCAAGAGCATTGATCCGCGAATAGCTAGTG CCCTCGATGCTAGTGTCTTGGAAAAAAATGCTGAAGTTGTGGAGGAGGAGCCCAAGCCAAAAATGACCGTGATGGAGGAGCAGCTGATGACCTCAGCGTTTTACAGATTGGGCGTGAATGCCCAGCGGGATGCTATTGACTCCAAGCTGGCCATTCTAATGGGATCGGGGCAAACGTTTTTGGCCCGCCAAAGGCAGTCGGCGCCGCGCAAATCACTAAGTGCAATGAAATCAAAGTAG
- the LOC6497511 gene encoding protein hairy has protein sequence MTAKRDKDYSKNKSAPGIGFTAAGSTNGSGIKSIGLVSSTQNVTSSQDISKRTNKPLMEKRRRARINQSLAILKALILESTKSQNAKNGEGQAKHTKLEKADILELTVRHFQRHRNLDDPSVNKYRAGYTDCAREVARYLATPEPPPMGTMPTLAEPGSKARLLRHLDQCIAEIDVEICPHSTANFSESPSSSSCFDLNHPKKPQPEEHSLDYSSQDSNPLDYSKGLKLAAAEQQRVHPATPAPQDENNNRGQQQVQAAIPIQAQTLVQGQQSQPSPLDGVTPSELSYEEDRNKVCANVLEQYKQQLKAQVQQQPDGTNGVLVLPPHYVQLAAALGLSAQPLVDPIATRTDFERLIELQRVQPHLAGKLSPSFPGGLEAAHVAAAAAAAYANSMAVAASAGASVSAVVAGTPSTHSERPASVAASVSSGVSVSELKSMPPTQQSSPRSESGIGSNENEGPVSSPRPQTSSAARQALRQRQEEEYHYMAQAAAAAAAAAAVGQDESMWRPW, from the exons ATGACAGCAAAACGTGATAAGGATTATTCGAAAAATAAATCAGCACCAg GCATCGGATTCACCGCCGCCGGCTCGACCAATGGCAGCGGCATAAAATCCATCGGGTTGGTTAGCTCGACGCAGAATGTGACCTCGTCGCAGGACATCAGCAAACGGACAAATAAACCACTCATGGAGAAGCGACGGCGGGCGCGCATCAACCAGAGCCTGGCCATCCTGAAGGCCCTCATCCTCGAGTCCACCAAGAGCCAGAATGCCAAGAACGGCGAGGGCCAGGCCAAGCACACGAAGCTGGAGAAGGCAGACATCCTAGAGCTGACCGTGCGTCATTTTCAGCGGCATCGCAATCTCGATGATCCTT CGGTCAACAAATATCGAGCTGGTTACACGGACTGTGCCCGCGAAGTGGCCCGATACCTGGCCACTCCGGAGCCGCCTCCAATGGGCACCATGCCAACGCTGGCGGAGCCCGGTTCCAAGGCCCGTCTCCTGCGTCACCTCGACCAGTGCATTGCCGAAATCGATGTGGAAATCTGCCCCCATTCCACGGCAAACTTCTCGGAAagccccagcagcagcagctgcttcGACCTGAATCACCCGAAGAAGCCCCAGCCGGAGGAGCACTCGCTGGACTACAGCAGCCAGGACTCGAATCCCTTGGACTATAGCAAGGGCTTGAAGTTGGCGGCCGCTGAGCAGCAGAGGGTTCATCCAGCCACACCGGCACCCCAGGACGAGAATAATAATCGCGGCCAGCAACAAGTCCAGGCAGCCATTCCCATTCAGGCGCAGACCCTGGTACAGGGCCAGCAGAGTCAACCGTCTCCGCTGGACGGAGTGACACCCAGCGAGCTCAGCTACGAAGAGGACCGGAACAAGGTTTGCGCCAATGTCTTGGAGCAGTACAAGCAGCAGCTGAAGGCGCaggtgcagcagcagccggaTGGGACTAATGGAGTCCTAGTTCTGCCCCCGCACTACGTCCAATTGGCGGCGGCTTTGGGATTGAGTGCCCAACCCTTGGTGGATCCAATAGCCACCCGAACGGACTTTGAACGGCTCATCGAGCTGCAGCGTGTCCAGCCGCACTTGGCCGGCAAGCTGAGTCCCAGTTTTCCCGGCGGCCTGGAAGCGGCACATGTAGCGGCCGCCGCAGCAGCTGCCTATGCCAACAGCATGGCGGTAGCCGCCTCCGCAGGTGCGTCCGTTTCCGCAGTCGTGGCCGGCACCCCATCCACCCATTCCGAAAGACCCGCCTCGGTGGCAGCCTCGGTCAGCTCGGGAGTCTCTGTGTCCGAGCTTAAATCCATGCCTCCCACGCAGCAGTCTTCGCCACGATCGGAAAGCGGAATCGGCTCCAACGAGAACGAGGGGCCAGTGTCAAGCCCTCGGCCGCAGACAAGTAGCGCCGCTCGTCAAGCACTCCGGCAGCGCCAGGAGGAGGAGTACCATTACATGGCCCAGGCGGCTGCGGCagctgctgcagcagcagctgtcGGCCAGGATGAGAGCATGTGGCGACCATGGTGA
- the LOC6498031 gene encoding uncharacterized protein C1orf50 homolog, producing MKRAATMDQLTYETAIKKAQLVERNPQSQIDPMRVSMHDEQDIITLAQQIQHADKQLKSTTCHKLGVIMDQIKMLQAQAMEILKESNANRDLHSAACNFTKKPGQIYHLYQRSSGQNYFSMLSPEEWNPVDQTFKGSYRLEFDLSWTPVDKIKEQDEKLKWVEQCMQKALDGGHGSAMAIDFNINND from the exons ATGAAAAGAGCAGCCACTATGGACCAGTTGACATATGAGACAGCAATCAAAAAGG CCCAGTTGGTGGAGAGGAATCCTCAGTCCCAGATTGATCCTATGAGAGTTTCCATGCACGATGAGCAGGACATTATAACCCTGGCCCAGCAAATTCAGCATGCAGATAAGCAGTTGAAAAGCACGACCTGCCACAAGCTCGGTGTCATAATGGACCAA ATAAAGATGCTTCAAGCCCAGGCCATGGAAATACTGAAGGAATCTAATGCCAACCGAGATCTGCACAGTGCTGCCTGCAACTTTACCAAAAAACCCGGCCAAATCTATCATCTTTATCAAAGATCATCGGGTCAAAACTATTTTAGTATGCTGTCCCCGGAA gaATGGAACCCAGTTGATCAGACATTCAAAGGCAGCTACCGACTGGAGTTTGATTTGAGCTGGACTCCTGTGGATAAGATAAAAGAGCAGGATGAGAAGCTAAAGTGGGTTGAGCAGTGCATGCAAAAGGCTTTAGATGGAGGACATGGATCCGCCATGGCAATTGACTTTAACATAAATAATGATTAA